In Pan troglodytes isolate AG18354 chromosome 20, NHGRI_mPanTro3-v2.0_pri, whole genome shotgun sequence, the genomic window TGGCATGGGTTGCCCAGGTGTCCCACAGCTCCCTTGGTCCCCCACAGCCCCGTCCTGGCTCCTACCTGGCATGGGATGGGGCCTGGGGACATCACAGGGGCCACAGGCCTGGGTGTGGTCTTGGCTCTGTGAGCCACTTGATGTACAGTTTCTCTGTGGGGACAGACCAGTTGGTCAGCACCTGCCAGCATCCCCTCCTTGCCCTCTAACTTGGTGGGGAACCCTGGGGTGCAGGGGATAGCGTGGTCCACTCCATTGGGGAGCTCACCTCAGGAGCCACGTCCTGTGGACTGGAGGCGGGGTGTGGGGACACAGGCTTGCCTGGGGTCCCATGGCCACCACCCACCCCCTGCTGACCTGCCCTGTACCTGGGCCGTGGCCTCCCGCAGTAGGTATCGGGTACTCTGCAGGCTGCCCCAGCGGTCAGCCGGTGCTAGGCCTAGCCCAGCTCGAATCAGGGCCTGGTAGGGTGCTGGCACCCGGGGCTCCAGGGCCGGACTCTCCCCTGCCTCCAGCTTGGCCTTCACCTCAGGTCCCCCTCTCCCAGCCCAGGGCAGCTCTCCTGCCAGGAAGCACAGTTAGGGACCCAAGCGGGAGGGTGCCTTCATGGGGTGGGGCGCAGCCACTCACTCACCAGTGAAGACCTCCTGGGTCAGGATGCAGAAGCTGTAGAGGTCTGAGGTGGTGGTGGGCATGTCACCGCAGATCAGCTGAAGTGGCAGCCATGGGTATAGTTCAGGGGGCGGGGGaagccctgggcctgggcctccCCAGGGGTAGCCCTTCTGCTGCCTGTGGAGCCCAAGGGGCCTGGTGAGCCGACGGCTGCTGGACAGGGACCTGCACCCGCCACCAGACAGGAAAACTGAgaccccaggtcacacagcccaGCAGTGGTAGGGCCAGCACCTAGCTCCTATGCCACTCACAGTGCccctctccacccccacctcctccctgggGTCTACAAGACACCATTGCCCATGGCCACGGAGGCTGGAGAACAGGGAGGAGGGGAGCGTGCAGGCCCGAGTCAAGGGGCAGCAGGCAGGGCAGGCACTCACCTGGGCCGCAGCCAGCACTGGCGTAGGAGGCGCCTGTGCTCCAGGTGGCCCACTTTAGCCAGGCCTGGCTGCACCAGCTACACAGTGTGAGAGCTGAAGCCACTGTGAGCTCGCCAGTGGGCCTGCAGGAACAGCAGGGCCTTTAGCACCTGCTGCAGCAGGGGGCCGGGCGGCAGGCCCAGCACAGTCCCGGGTGCCTCCTCACTTGGTCTCGGTGGGTGCAGCACCCCCTGCAGGGAGCCCAGCCACACAGGCTCAAAGAGAAGGCACAGCCCCGACAGATCTGCAGAGGGACTCAGTGCCATCAGCAGCAACAGGCCAGGGTGGTGCAGCGTGCTGGGCAGGAGGACAGCAGGCCACTCACGAGCAGGCCCCAGCCACACAGGGTGGGAGATGCTCCTGGGCCCAGACTGCCCACCACGTGCCAGGGCAGGCAATCTGCACCTGCCATCAGACAGAGGAAAGACTGATCCCAGGTCACGCAGCCCAGCAGTGGGAGGGCCAGCACCCACCGCCTACCTCATCCtggtgccctccccacccccacctcctctcAGGCCTACAGGGCATTGCACACACAACTGGTACCCACCCACTTTCCAGTGGGGGGATCGCCCCAGCAGGAGGGCTCCATGCCGGGTGCTGGCCCAGAAGTGAAGATTCTGGCCATGACTACGGCCACACACCCTTGTCTTCCGTGGGAGGGCCAACAGGAGGCCGGGCTGGGGGCTGGCACAGGTACCTGCAGTGCTGAAGGTCAGCCAGTAGCACATCTGTCTGGGTTCCAGGGGCCTTCGGCTGCTGCACAGTCATTTTGTGACCCATCCACAGGAGGCTGGAGAATAGGGGCGGGGCAGTACAGGCCTGAGACGAGGGGGCTTTCCCTGGGAGGGGAGCAGGAGAGCTGGCAAGGGCACAGCGGGGCTCTCCCTTGGCCATGAGGGTGGGGAGCTGCTCTCATAGGTGCAGTCAGGCTCTCCCTGGGCTGCCAGTAGCTCCTTGGGGTCCACAAGGGGGATGCCCGTTACCAGCCCCGGTGGCCACAGGCTACTCAGCTAGGGACAGGCAGGATCATGAGGCACGAAGAAGACAGGGGTGGTTCCCACTCCTACAGCCACTCCTGCTTACCTGACCAAACCCCAAGGCCGGGACTTGGGAGGCTCTCCTGATCTGTGCTAGCCTCAGcgtcctggggtgggggcaggccgAGGGTAAGTCTGGGGTGGCTGGGAATGGTTGGGCGGGTGGGCTTCAGAATGTGGACGGTTACCTgtctgcctgcatcagcctcaGGGAGGACAGGGAGCCAGGCGGGCTGTTCCCAAATCTGGCCTGCAACCGGTCCAGAGATGCCATGGGTGGCAACTCACCGTCATGCACGAACGCTGATATGTGGGCCCGGCAGAGCTGCAACAACTCCAGCAACTGGAGGAGGGCACGTAGGGTGAGGCCTGATGGGTGCCGGCCCTGATGCCTCACTCCCACCAGGGCTACTGCTCACCTCCCAGTTCTGCTTGGCCCCACCCTGCTCAGCCCAGTCTTGTGGTGTGCGACCCCGCTGGTCATGCAGTTGCAAGTCACCCCCTGCCTGCAGCAGGGGCACCATCACTAGAGAAGGCGCCTGCAGGCACGGGGGTGCTGCTATCCAGGCAGCGGCTAGAGCAGAACAACGCGGTGGGAGTCGATTAGGGAAGGGACTGAACAGGGACAAAAAGGGGCAGGATGGGGGCCCTGGGGGATGGGAGGAGTCACCATGTCATGGGAGGTGAATATGAGGATGGGAGGGGTCACATGAGGGCAGGATGGGGTCTTTAGGGAATGAGGATCACTACGAGCATGGAGGCACTGGGAGAATGGGAACAGTCACTGGGGAATGAGAAGGGGTTAATTGAGAGAATAAGGAGGGTTACTGGGAGGACAGGATGGTCACCAGGGAATGGAAGAGGCATCGTGAGGGAGAGATGCCTCAGGGGAAGAGAGCCCTAGCTCTCAGGCTTTCTGGGGCTCAAACTTGGGCCCCTGGGGATGGGGGGCATCACTGGCTGGCCAGCCACTGGTTGGGCTTGGCACCAAAGGCCAGCAGGAGCTGCATGGCAGAGCCGTGGCCCAGCAGCGCCGAGAGGAAGAGCGCTGTCTGCCCCTCAGGGTTCTCCCCGTCCACCTGGACACCTAAGGGGCGGGCAGGCTTAGGACGCCCCAGGCCCATACTCCTGGGTTGGAGGCCTGAGGGCCGCTAGGCAAACACCCTTGCCAATTCCCATCCTCCACAGCCCCTCCATGACTGGATGACTATGGACCCCAGGTTCCATCTCTGTGTCCTGGAACCCCTGCCCTCCAGCTGCTGAGGACCATGCCTCGCAATCCACCTCAACACAGTGCTCCCCAAATCATTAAGTCCACAGAGTTGAAACAAGGGGTGACATCTGCCTGCCGTGCAAACATCTATCCCCCAACCCAGGAGGATCAAAATCACACAAAGGTCCCCATGGGCCAGGAGGAAGTGGACTTCAGGGGACTTTGACTTCCAGGAGCCTTGCGCACTGGCCGGGACAGGCGGACTCCACCCAGCTGTGACTCAGTGTGGTACACACAGGTCCCATGAGGCCAGCACTCAGCTCTTCAAGTAAAGCAAACTCTGGATTTTATCAGAtctctcaaattttatttattttaatttttaattttttgtagagatggggtctcattatattgcccaggctggtcttggactcctgggctcaagcagttctcctgccttggtttcccaaagtactgagattacaggcatgagccaccatgcatggtctcaattttatttttgaagcctGCATCTAAGGGCTCAATCCAGTTGGCAGCCCCCTCCATGTCCTTACCTCCAGGCCTCCGCCAATCCCCTCCCCAACCAGCTTCCTGCTCAGCTCCCCCTCCCAACCACTCACTCCTGCCCCAAGCCCTGGGTCTCCAAACCCGTCATTCCCCAGTTCCTCTTCCTCCAGCCCCTACCCCAGGTAGAGCAAATGCATGGTATCCTTGTCCTTGCACTCCTGTGTCCTTGGCAGACACGGCTAATTATTCATGCACTGGGCCCAACCCAGCGTGGTCTCTGCCACAAAACCCCTCCAAATGTGGACCTTCAGGAATCTCTGAATACCAGATTTGCGGCATTGCATTTGACTCATTAGCTCACTATCTTTTACAACAGCATCTTAACTGCCTTTCTGCACTCATCCTGCCCCAcagaggccttttttttttttttttttttttttgagacagagtctcaatctgttgcccaggctggagtgcaatggcgcaatctcggctcgctgcaacctctgcctcccaggttcaagtgattctcctgcctcagcctcccaagtagctgggattacaggcgtgtgccactatgccaggctaattttttttttattttagtagattaggggttttgccatgttggccaggctggtcttgaactcctgacctcaggtgatctgcccacctcggcctcccaaagtgttgggattacaggcatgagccactgtacccggccttttttttttttttttttttaaagacagagtgttgccaggcacggtggctcacgtctgtaatcccagcactttgggaggccgaggtgggcagatcacctgaggttgggagttcaagaccagcctgatcaacatggagaaaccttgtctctactaaaactacaaaaactagccaggtctggtggcacatgcctataatcccagctacttgggaggctgaagcaggagaatcacttgaacccagggggcggaggttgcggtgagcagagatcatgccactgtactctagcgtgggcaacaagagtgaaactccgtctcaaaaaaataaataaataaataaaataaaataaagacggagtctcactgtgtcacccaggctggagtatagttgtgcgatcacagctcactgcagccttgacctcctgggctaaagtgatcctcccacctcagcctcctgagcggcTAGGACTACAGCACACTCCACAGCACCCGGCCCGAGGTCTCTTCTTAAAACACAAATCACTTTTAAGGACTAGATAATCTTATATGAGTtgttccaaagaaaagaaaaatagaaaaagaaggcaaggctcattttatgaggctagcaggACCTTAATTCCAAAACTAGATGAAAGtttccagaaacagaaagtaagatTATATATCAAttgcatatatatgcaaaaactttaaataaaatagaatagattTATCCCCATAaagcaaggatgattcaacataagaaaatctatcagctgggtgtggtggctcatgcctgtaatcccaacactttgggaggctgaggcaggtggatcacctgaggtcaagagttcgaaaccccttctctactgaaaattcaaaaaactagccaggtgtagtggtatgcgcctgtaatcccagctactcaggaggctgggacaggcgaatcgcttgaatccgggaggtagaggttgcagtgagcagagattgcaccattgcactccagcctgggtaacaagagtgaaactctgtctcaaaacaaaaaaacaattaaaactaGTAAGCAAGTTCAGAAAGTGGCCTGAAACACAATCAActttacaaaaatcaaaacagaaattgTACATTGTTAATtcaatgggtttttgttttgagacagggtctcactctgttgcccaggctggagtgcagtggcctgatcaaggctcagtgcagcctcgaccttttgggctcaagcaatcctccctgctcagcctcccaagtagctgggactacaggcatatgatgccaccactcccaggtaatttttttaaaatagagatagggtcttgctatgttgcccaggctggtctcaaactcctggactcaagcaatcctcctgtctcggcctcccaaagtgctgggattataggtgtgagccatgtgGAACAGGTTGCCCAGCCTAATTTAATGTTAATTATGTTAATTTCCTGCTTACAATGCCAACAGTTTcctatcacacacacaaaatccaacAAAACTCACACTCCTTTAGAGGCCCTTAACTGTGTGGACTTGTGGCCACTTCAGCCTCACGTCTCTCCAAGTCCTGCTGCTACTCATGCATGAGCAGTTCATTTTGACTTCAGAGCATTTGCACAGCCTCTTCCATCActccccacttctttttttttttcttttgagacggggtctcgctctgttgcccaggctggagtgcaatggcacaatctcagctcactgcaacctctgtcttccgggttcaaatgat contains:
- the LOC134809103 gene encoding inactive serine/threonine-protein kinase TEX14-like, translated to MVPLLQAGGDLQLHDQRGRTPQDWAEQGGAKQNWELLELLQLCRAHISAFVHDGELPPMASLDRLQARFGNSPPGSLSSLRLMQADRTLRLAQIRRASQVPALGFGQPPVDGSQNDCAAAEGPWNPDRCATG